The genomic stretch ATCACGCCCGAATACATATGCCACGGCTGCGATTGCAGGCGGATCTTCACGGTGATGTTATCCGCGCCCGCTTCCTGCAACAGCGCGTCGATCTTGTTGAAGGCGCGCACCGAGTACGGGCAGGTGGGTTCGAGAAACATTTCGAACACGCGCGGGCCGTGGCCCCATGTGAGCGCGTCGGCTTTCCATGCGGGCGTGGCGGCGGAATGCGGGGTCATGGGCATCGGTCCTCGTTGAATGTCGCTCGGTCGTGGCAACGAACGGAGGGCAGTATCGCATGGGGGGCGCGATCGAGTCGCGGCTCGCACATCGAGCGCGCGTTTCGAATTCTTTCTATGTCGTGCGTGCCTCGATAAGCCGATACTGGCTAAGTCGAATGCGCCTCCGTATTCGACAGACTGATCGGTATTTCCGTACCTTTTTGCCCCGCTTTCGCGGGGCTTTTTTATCGGGCGGAGAATTCGCCATTGACGCCGCTCATCGGCACTATTTCGATACGAACGGCGAAGCGAGCATGGCTTGGGTGACGGGCGCCGCCGTGGCCGTTGTGCCCGCGGCGACCGCGGGCGTCCACCGGTACACCACGAGATTCGAGCCGTTGTAATTGTCTTTCGTCACCACGTATTCGCCGCTCGCGCGCTGGAACGAACGCAGACCGTACATCGAATCGACATCGTTGCCCACGTACACCGCATTGGGATTGCTATTGGTGAAGGTCGTGTCGAGCTTGCCGGTGGTGAGATTGAACGCGTCGATATTGGGCACCGTGTGCACATAACCCACGAACAGTTCGTTGCCGCTTGCCGTAATCGATTTCGGATTCGCGCCCGAAATGGTAATGACAGGGTTCGGCGTGCCCGTATTGCCCGCGAGCCAGCCGTGATACACCTCCACGCGCGAGCCCACGGCGGTCCAGTCGGTATTGCCGGTGATACCCTGCGCGAGAATCATCGTGTCGCTTTCCGGCAGATAGATGATGCGCGTGAGTTGCGAGATCGTGCGCGGGATTGGCGTGGTCTTCGGCGTGCCCCAGACGGGTTGGCCGCTCGCGTCGAAGCCGGTGAGCGGGTAATGCGAAATCACGTTGGTCTTGTCGAGACCGGCCCAGATATCGCCTTTGCTGTCGAGGCAAAAACCGTCGCGCACACGGGCGGTCGTATTGAACGCGGCGCCCGGCATCGTCGCATCGGGAATCGCGATATAGCCGCTTTGCGGATTGAAGTGGAAGAAGTAGAACGTGTCGGGATTCTGGCTGGCCGCAACGAGAATGCGATGACCGTTCACATAGGCCACTTGCGCGAAATGTTCGCCGCGCTCGTGATCGGCGAGATTGATGCGCGGGTCGGACGGGTACGTGACGGGGTCGATCGTATTGGCCACGAAGGTGCCACCGGCCGCGCCCGCATACACGTGCGTGCCGCCGTAAAACAGCACGCCGTCGGTGCCGGGGTCGGGGGCGCCGTTGCCTTCGAAATTCAGCGACTGCAATTTCCAGCGCAAATAACCGCTGCCGTCGTACGCGTGAATATCGGTGCCGCCGTCGCGGCCCAGATCCCACGAGCCGCCCCATGGGTTGTTGAGCACGTAAAGATTGCCGGCCGAATCCTTGCCGATCCCCGCCACGCGCGTGAAGCGCTTGTCGCCCACCTGGCCCTTGAGGCCTGTGGCCGTGTTCAGATAACCGCCCTTGACGCCGAACGTGCCGGTGGCGATCGGTGCGCCCGCAACGTTGTACAGCTTGATGTTCATGTCGGGACCGGAGTCGCCGATCATCAATTGCGCCGTTTGCGTGTCGAAATAGAGCGACGATGGCCGCGCGGTCGCGCCGAGTTGAATCGTGTTGCGCTTGTCGCCGTTCGGACCGAATTCGACCACGGCACCCGCGCTCTTTTGCGCGACCCAGAGGTTGCCGGCCGCGTCCACGGCGAGCGCGCCCGGTCCCGCAATGCCGATATCGCGTTGCCACACGCCCGCGGTCGTGAACACGCGCACGCGGTTGCCGGGGAAGTCACTGGCATAGAGCAGCGAGCCCGCGGTGGCGAGACCGGTCACGACGTCGGCGAGCCGTTCGGTGGTCGTGTCGCTCACGCTGATGAGCAGATCGCGCGCACGGCTCGTGCGGTTGTAGCGTCCGACCTTGCCACTGCCGTACGTGCTGTTGAATTGCATGGCGACGAACAGCGAGCTGGTGTTGCCCGTGATCGCGCCGCCCTGAAAGTCGCCGTGGCCGCCGATCGAGCCGAGGCTTTGACCGTTCTGATAGAGCGCGATGCCGCCTTCGTTTTCGTCCCACATCGACGACGTATAGATCACGCCTTCGGGCGCGACCCACATCGAGCGGGCCACGCTGCCCACGCGCGTGGCGTTGCTGCCGTAGCTGTTCGCCAGCCAGTCCGTTGAATATTGCGCTTCGCACACGGGCGCGAGCGCCGCCGTGAGCGCGACCGCGAGGCTCGCGGCGCAGAGTCGTTTCACAACCATGAAAGAAAGATAATTCCGTTACACGTCACGCGCCGGGCGCGTGTTCGAGAGTCGCGGGGGAGCCATGTCCGCAAAGTGCAAGCCGGCCCTGACGATTCGAGCGTGGCGTCGGTCGCCCGTTGCGAGTGACGCGTCGAAATGGTGGGGATATCTCTGCGGGTTAACGGCAGGTATGGAGTGAATTGAAGCGAATTCTAAAAGGGTATGAATGGCGCTTTAAAAAGCACTAATGGCTTTCCTTTGCATGAATGCGCTTACGGGTATGCAAGCTGCGGCCATTCATCGCCATTCATTCCAGCCAGGGGAATTGCATCATGACAGCGACGGACAATACCGAGGCGTTGCGCGGCGCGAGCGTGGACCCGCCTCATGCAGCCATGAATGCGAGCGCTGTCGACGCACCGAATCCGGTTTCGCGCGATAGTACGCGGGCGTACCGTTCTGGCGCCCTGCGTTCGGGAGTACCATGAAGCGCATCGCAAAGCTGTTGCACCCGCTCGCGGCGCGGCACGCGCCCGGCGCTTAGGCTCACATCTCACGCCCCGAGAGCCGCCTATGGACACTCAGGCCACCACTGCTTTCTTTCTCGCGCGCATTCAGTTTGCGTTCACGGTCGGCTTTCATATTATTTTTCCGGCCATTACGATCGGTCTCGCGAGTTTTCTCGTCGTGCTCGAAGCGCTTTGGCTCAAGACGGGCCGCGAGGCGTATCGCGATCTCTACCACTACTGGTCGAAGATCTTCGCCGTGAATTTCGGCATGGGGGTGGTGTCGGGCGTGGTGATGGCCTGGCAGTTCGGCACCAACTGGAGCCGTTTCGCGTATTTCGCGGGCGGCATCACGGGGCCGCTGCTCACGTACGAAGTGCTCACGGCGTTCTTTCTGGAAGCCGGCTTTCTCGGCGTGATGCTGTTCGGCTGGAATCGCGTGGGGCGTGGTCTGCATTTTCTCGCCACGGCAATGGTGTCGCTCGGCACGCTCATCTCCACGTTCTGGATTCTCGCGTCGAATAGCTGGATGCAAACGCCGCAAGGCTATCGCGTGATCGACGGGCGCGCGGTGCCGGTGGACTGGCTCGCCGTCATTTTCAATCCGTCGTTTCCGTACCGGCTCGCGCATATGGCCATCGCGGCGTTTCTCGCGACCGCGTGCTTCGTCGGCGCGTGCGCCGCCTGGCATTTGCGCAGACGAAACGACAACGCGCCCATTCGCACGGCGCTCTCCATGGCGATGTGGATGGCCGTGATCGTCGCGCCCATACAGGCCGTTGTGGGCGATCAGCACGGCCTGAACACGCTCGAGCATCAGCCCGCGAAAATCGCCGCGATCGAAGGGCACTGGGTCAACGTGCCGGGGCAGCCCTCGCCACTCGTGCTGGTCGGCTGGCCCGACATGAAAGCCGAGGAAACGCGTTATGCCATTGAAGTTCCGGTGCTCGGCAGTCTCATTCTCACGCACAGTCTCACGCGGCAGATTCCGGCGCTCAAATCGTTTCCGCCCGAGGATCGGCCCGATTCCACCATCGTGTTCTGGAGCTTTCGCCTCATGGTCGGCATGGGCGTGCTGATGATCCTGATGGGCGTGTGGGCGCTCGTGTTGCGTGTGCGCGGCGCCTTGTATTCGTCGCGCGCGTTCCTGTTTTTCGCGCAGTACATGGGGCCCGCCGGGCTCGTTGCGTTGCTGGCGGGCTGGGTCACGACGGAAGTGGGCAGGCAACCGTGGGTCGTCTACGGCGTGATGCGCACCGTGGACGCCACGTCGCCCACGCCCGCCGTACAACTGGGCCTCAGTCTCGCGTTGTTCGTGGTGGTGTATTTCGCGCTGTTCGGCACCGGCATCGTCTATATCTTGCGGCTCGTGCGCAAAGGTCCGCAGCCTCACGAAGGCGAACGCGTGCGCCACGGCGGCGCGGGCCGGGCACGCACGCCGGCGCGGCCGCTTTCGGCGGCATCCGAGGACGGCGACGAGCATCGCCAGTCGAGCGATGCGCAACGATGAAGCGCATTAGGGAGAGCCGCGCATGGGCGTCGATATCACGCTGATCTGGGCCGTCATCATCGCATTCGGCATCATGATGTACGTCGTGATGGACGGATTCGACCTGGGCATCGGCCTCCTGTTTTTCACGGTGCGCGACAAGGAAGAGCGCGACGTGATGATGAATACCGTCGCGCCCGTGTGGGACGGCAACGAAACCTGGCTCGTGCTGGGCGGCGCGGGTCTGTTCGGCGCCTTCCCGCTCGCGTATTCGGTCGTGCTGAGCGCGCTGTATCTGCCGCTCATCGTCATGCTGATCGGGCTGATCTTTCGCGGCGTGGCGTTCGAGTTTCGCTTCAAGGCGCACGAGCGCCGCCGTCATCTCTGGGACATGGCGTTTATTGGCGGCTCGCTGGTCGCGACCTTCGCGCAGGGCGTCGTGCTCGGCGCGTTCATCGACGGCTTGCCGGTGCGCGATCACGCGTATGCGGGCGGCAGTCTCGACTGGCTGCGGCCATTCCCGCTGTTTTGCGGCCTCGCGCTACTCGCGGCGTATGCGCAACTCGGTGCGACCTGGCTCATCATGAAGACCGAAGGCGAGCTTCAGGCGCACATGTACCGGCTTTCGTTGCGTCTCGCGTGGACCTTGCTGGCCGTCATCGTGCTCGTGAGCTTGTGGACGCCGCTCGCGCACGCGGCGATCGCGCATCGCTGGTTTTCGCTGCCCAATCTGCTGTTCTTTTCGCCGGTGCCGGTACTGGTCGCGCTGTGCTTCGTCGCGAAGCTCTATGCGCTCGCGCACAGGCATACGGTCACGCCGTTCATCATCACGTTGATGGTGATCTTTCTCGGCTACAGCGGGCTCGCCATCAGTTTGTGGCCGAACATCATTCCGCCTGCCGTGTCGTTATGGGACGCGGCCGCGCCGCCCGAAAGCCAGTTGTTCTCGCTCGTGGGCGCGCTCTTCATTCTGCCTTTCATACTCGTCTACACCGCGTGGAGCTATTACGTATTTCGCGGCAAGGTGAGAGTGGGCGACGGTTATCACTGACGACCATGGACACCCGGGTGCGGCGATGAAACTCGAACGCGGAGAACGCGAAGGCGGCACGTGGTGGAGCAAGCTGCTGTGGTTGGTCGGCTTGTGGGCCGCGAGCGTGAGTGTGGCGGGCGTGGCGGTGTTGTTGCTGCGCGCCGCGATGGAAGCGGCGGGCTTGAAGACGCACTGAACCGCGCTTGGTCGTGACGTTTTCAGCAACAGGAACAGCCGCCGCGATGGCGCATGCCGTAGCTGCCCGCACTGTCGCCATCGCTGTCTGCGCCGCCCACGGAGGCGGCTTTCGTATTGATATGACGTTGCGCGGGATCGCCGCATGAGGGGCAGGCCAGCGCTTCGTCGCGCTCGGCAATGCGGCGCGAGGCTTCGAACAGGCCGCAGCTGGGGCAGTCGTAATCGTAAAAGGGCATGACGCGGGCCGGTCGAATGAGCTTGCGCGGCCGACGCGGCACGCGCGAAACGCAGAGTATGCAACAGATTCGCGGCGCGGGTGTGGCACGCGGGAACGCGCAGGATCGTGCGCATTCGACAAAATTCGCCAGGATAGGCGGCGCTTTTGGCGCCTAGTGGCAATACAGGTCGTTTTCGGCGTTGAACATGTCGAAGGCCAGGTTCGTGGCTTGACCGGCGCGCACGGTCGCGAGCCAGCGATCACGGCGCCATGCCGTGACGGTATGTTCGACGAAGGCGGTGCTCGCGGCGTCGCCGCTGCGCGTGGCGACATAGGCGGGCGCGGGCGCGATGCTACCGGGCAGCGCGCGGTAGTACATCCAGTCGGGTTGTTTGAGCAGCGAACGCACCACGTATTCGTCGGCGACGAGCGCGGCGCAATCGCCGGCCTGGAAGGCGAGCAGCGCGTCCAGCGGGCGGTCGAAGCCCTGCACGTTGGCGTGATAGGCGTGCGCCGCGCGGGCGGCATACGGGTCGCCGCTGGCCGCGCACACGGGTTTCGCGCGCAAATCGTCCCAGCGCTGCACGCTGCCGTGGCGCAACACGAGCGCGAGGCCCCGGCCCGTGGCGTACGCCGTGGGCGCGAACGCGAGCGACGCATCGGGCGCGAAGCCGAGCCCGGCAATCGCGACATCGGCGTGACCCGTGGCCACCGCCGCGCGCGCCGCATTCGAATCCGCGAGCAGCAACTCGACCGGCAGCCCGGCACGCTGCGCGAGATCGTTCGCGAGCGCGGCCGCGAACGGGTCGGGCGCCCGCTGGCGGCGATCGACCTTGCCGACATACAGCGTGGGCTCGGGGCGAGACGGCACCGCGACGATCAGCGTGCCGCGCGCGACGGCCGCCGCGAACGGCCGCGCCGATTCGAAGCGTTCATGCCACGCGGCGAGCGCGAGCGACACCACGAGCAGCGCGAGCCACAGCGCGAATCGCGCACGCGGCGCGAGCCGCGGGGCGCGAACCGGCAGCGCGAACGCGTCAGCCATTTTGCGCGAGGCCCACGCGCCAGCGCAGCAAGCGCCGTTCGAGCAGCGAGAGGCTCTGATTGATCAGCAATCCGAAGAGGGCGAGCAGTACGATGCCTGCATACATATCGGGAATCTGGAAGGTCTCCTGCGAATTGAGCGTGTAGAAGCCGAGGCCGGAACGCGCGCCGATCATCTCCGCGGCGACCAGCGCGGTAATGCTGTAGGCACCCGCCAACCGGATACCGGTGAGTATTTGCGGCAGCGCGGCGGGCAATACGACCTTGGTGGCGATAAAAGCCTGCGAGGCGCCCATGACGCGCGCGCAGTCGATCAGCATGCGCTCGACCTGCTTGACGCCCGCGATCGTGTTGAGCAGCACCGGCCAGAACGCGGCCCACACGACGATGGCGATCTTCGACGATTCGCCGATACCGAGAAACAGCATGAACACCGGGAACAGCGCGAACGCCGATACCTGACGCAGCAGTTGAAACACGGGGTCGACGATACGCTCCACGCGGCGGAACCAGCCGAGCGCGAAGCCGCACACGATACCGCTCGCGATCGCGAGCAGCAGGCCGCTGATCGAGCGCAGCGCGCTGGCGCCCAGATGCGTCCACACTTCACCGCTGGCGGTGAGCCGCGCGATGGCGGCCACGACCTGCGAAGGCGGGCTCAGATACGCCGGATTGACGACGCCGAGCCGTGGCAGCAACTCCCAGAGCAGCACGAACGCGATCATCGCAATGGATCGCTCGAAGGCGCCCACGAGCACCCCTCGCGCGTGCGTAGCGCGGTGCGGGCCGTTTTGTGGCGATGTCTCGCGCGCACGAGCCGTACCAATCGCACCCATCGCACCCATCGGCGCGGCGGAAAATGAAGAACGGCGCACGCCGTTTTGTTCAGACATGCTGCGCTCCCGTGGCTTCCCGTAGTACGCCGAACGATGCGTGCTCCTGCGCGCGCGGCGCGTCGAGTTCCACGCGCAAACTCTCCCATGCGCGCTGCCGCAACGCGACGAATTCCGGGGCATGACGCAAGGCCG from Paraburkholderia acidisoli encodes the following:
- a CDS encoding ABC transporter permease → MIAFVLLWELLPRLGVVNPAYLSPPSQVVAAIARLTASGEVWTHLGASALRSISGLLLAIASGIVCGFALGWFRRVERIVDPVFQLLRQVSAFALFPVFMLFLGIGESSKIAIVVWAAFWPVLLNTIAGVKQVERMLIDCARVMGASQAFIATKVVLPAALPQILTGIRLAGAYSITALVAAEMIGARSGLGFYTLNSQETFQIPDMYAGIVLLALFGLLINQSLSLLERRLLRWRVGLAQNG
- a CDS encoding substrate-binding periplasmic protein is translated as MADAFALPVRAPRLAPRARFALWLALLVVSLALAAWHERFESARPFAAAVARGTLIVAVPSRPEPTLYVGKVDRRQRAPDPFAAALANDLAQRAGLPVELLLADSNAARAAVATGHADVAIAGLGFAPDASLAFAPTAYATGRGLALVLRHGSVQRWDDLRAKPVCAASGDPYAARAAHAYHANVQGFDRPLDALLAFQAGDCAALVADEYVVRSLLKQPDWMYYRALPGSIAPAPAYVATRSGDAASTAFVEHTVTAWRRDRWLATVRAGQATNLAFDMFNAENDLYCH
- a CDS encoding DUF2474 domain-containing protein, with translation MKLERGEREGGTWWSKLLWLVGLWAASVSVAGVAVLLLRAAMEAAGLKTH
- a CDS encoding zinc ribbon domain-containing protein, which translates into the protein MPFYDYDCPSCGLFEASRRIAERDEALACPSCGDPAQRHINTKAASVGGADSDGDSAGSYGMRHRGGCSCC
- a CDS encoding cytochrome ubiquinol oxidase subunit I, which translates into the protein MDTQATTAFFLARIQFAFTVGFHIIFPAITIGLASFLVVLEALWLKTGREAYRDLYHYWSKIFAVNFGMGVVSGVVMAWQFGTNWSRFAYFAGGITGPLLTYEVLTAFFLEAGFLGVMLFGWNRVGRGLHFLATAMVSLGTLISTFWILASNSWMQTPQGYRVIDGRAVPVDWLAVIFNPSFPYRLAHMAIAAFLATACFVGACAAWHLRRRNDNAPIRTALSMAMWMAVIVAPIQAVVGDQHGLNTLEHQPAKIAAIEGHWVNVPGQPSPLVLVGWPDMKAEETRYAIEVPVLGSLILTHSLTRQIPALKSFPPEDRPDSTIVFWSFRLMVGMGVLMILMGVWALVLRVRGALYSSRAFLFFAQYMGPAGLVALLAGWVTTEVGRQPWVVYGVMRTVDATSPTPAVQLGLSLALFVVVYFALFGTGIVYILRLVRKGPQPHEGERVRHGGAGRARTPARPLSAASEDGDEHRQSSDAQR
- the cydB gene encoding cytochrome d ubiquinol oxidase subunit II, whose product is MGVDITLIWAVIIAFGIMMYVVMDGFDLGIGLLFFTVRDKEERDVMMNTVAPVWDGNETWLVLGGAGLFGAFPLAYSVVLSALYLPLIVMLIGLIFRGVAFEFRFKAHERRRHLWDMAFIGGSLVATFAQGVVLGAFIDGLPVRDHAYAGGSLDWLRPFPLFCGLALLAAYAQLGATWLIMKTEGELQAHMYRLSLRLAWTLLAVIVLVSLWTPLAHAAIAHRWFSLPNLLFFSPVPVLVALCFVAKLYALAHRHTVTPFIITLMVIFLGYSGLAISLWPNIIPPAVSLWDAAAPPESQLFSLVGALFILPFILVYTAWSYYVFRGKVRVGDGYH
- a CDS encoding SMP-30/gluconolactonase/LRE family protein, producing MVVKRLCAASLAVALTAALAPVCEAQYSTDWLANSYGSNATRVGSVARSMWVAPEGVIYTSSMWDENEGGIALYQNGQSLGSIGGHGDFQGGAITGNTSSLFVAMQFNSTYGSGKVGRYNRTSRARDLLISVSDTTTERLADVVTGLATAGSLLYASDFPGNRVRVFTTAGVWQRDIGIAGPGALAVDAAGNLWVAQKSAGAVVEFGPNGDKRNTIQLGATARPSSLYFDTQTAQLMIGDSGPDMNIKLYNVAGAPIATGTFGVKGGYLNTATGLKGQVGDKRFTRVAGIGKDSAGNLYVLNNPWGGSWDLGRDGGTDIHAYDGSGYLRWKLQSLNFEGNGAPDPGTDGVLFYGGTHVYAGAAGGTFVANTIDPVTYPSDPRINLADHERGEHFAQVAYVNGHRILVAASQNPDTFYFFHFNPQSGYIAIPDATMPGAAFNTTARVRDGFCLDSKGDIWAGLDKTNVISHYPLTGFDASGQPVWGTPKTTPIPRTISQLTRIIYLPESDTMILAQGITGNTDWTAVGSRVEVYHGWLAGNTGTPNPVITISGANPKSITASGNELFVGYVHTVPNIDAFNLTTGKLDTTFTNSNPNAVYVGNDVDSMYGLRSFQRASGEYVVTKDNYNGSNLVVYRWTPAVAAGTTATAAPVTQAMLASPFVSK